The genomic window GAGCAGCACGCAGAACGCCTGCCAGATCTTCGTGTCCAGGCCAGCCGCCGCCATCTCCGCGCGCACGATGGTGTCGGCCGCGCGGACCTTGGCCAGCTTGGCTTCGGTGATGTCGCCGAGCACGCGGATGGCGAGTCCCGGCCCGGGGAACGGCTGCCGCGCGACGATCTCCTCGGGCAAGCCGAGCTCGCGTCCGAGCGCGCGGACCTCGTCTTTGAACAGCTCGCGGAGCGGCTCCACGAGCTTCATCTTCATGACCTCGGGTAGGCCGCCCACGTTGTGGTGGCTCTTGATGGTCGCAGACGGGCCCTTGAACGACACGCTCTCGATCACGTCGGGGTAGAGCGTGCCCTGAGCGAGGAAGTCCGAGCCGCCCAGCTTGTGCGCGGTCTCCTCGAACACGGCGATGAACTCGCGGCCGATGATCTTTCGCTTCTGCTCCGGGTCGGTGACGCCCTTGAGCTTGGCCAGGAAGCGATCGGCAGCTTTCACCGTCGTGAGCGGCACGTGGTAGCGGTCGCGGAACGTGGCCTCGACCTGCGCGACTTCACCTTCGCGAAGCAAACCGTTGTCCACGAAGATGCAGTGCAGCTGCGCGCCAATCGCGTTGTGCAGGAGCAGCGCGGCCACAGCCGAGTCCACGCCGCCGGAGAGGCCACAGATCACCCTGCCCTTACCCACCTGCTCACGGATGATCTCCATCTCCGCGAGCGCGAAGTTGTGCATGTTCCAGCTGCCGGAGCAGCCGCACTCGCCGTACAAGAAGGCCTTCAGCATCTCCTTGCCGCGCGGGCTGTGGACGACCTCCGGGTGGAACTGCACCGCCACAATGTGCTTCTGCGGGTGCATCACCGCCGCGAACGGCGAGTTCGACGTCCGGCCGATGGCGATGAAGCCCTCCGGCAGCGCGTCGACCTTGTCGCCGTGGCTCATCCACACCGGCAGCTTGTCACCCGGGCCGAACGGCGCCAGCACGCCGCGCGGGCTGAGCACCTCGAGGTCCGCCGGGCCGTACTCGCGCCGCGCCGCCCGCGACACCTGCCCGCCGAGATCGTGAGCGATGAGCTGCAGGCCGTAGCAGATGCCCAGGACCGGCACGCCCAGCTCGTAGACGGCCTTGTCGACGCGGGGCGCGCCCGGCTCGTCCACCGACGACGGCCCGCCCGAGAGGATCACGCCGCTCGGCGCGAAGTCGCGCATCTTGTCGCCGGTGAAGTTGGGCGGGTGGATCTCGCAGTAGACGCCCAGCTCGCGCACGCGCCGGGCGATGAGCTGGGTGTACTGCGAACCGAAGTCGACAATGAGAATTCGTTCCCGGTGCAGCTCCTGGGCGGTGGTCATGGTGCGCTCCGCGGCCGGGATGCCCCGCAAGGCCGCATGTTTCATCCGTTGACAGCTCTGGCCACAGGTCGATACAAACGGCGCGCAGGGTGCACTCTTCTGCGTCCCACGTCCACGCAATTTCCAGGGGTCGGAAACTCGATGCGTACTCGCCTTGCCACTGCGGTTGGAGTTCTGGCCGGAGCACTTCTGGCCGGCTGTGCCTCGCACTCGGCCTACGGGCCGTCCAGCGACGCCCGCCTCGACTCGGCCGTCAAAGAGGGCAGCAACGAAAACAGCATGAAGGACGTGACCGTCGAGCAGGTCTCGCAGAAGTCCTGCGGCGACTACCGCGCCAAGCTCACCAAGGCCCAGAACGATGAGGCCGCCGAGGTCGATCGTCTGGGCGCATTCGAGTCGCTCTACAAAGAGCTCAAGGACAAGAACGACTACCTCGAGCAGGCCCTGGCCTCGAACCCGGACCTCCAGTTCGCCAACGACTCGCAGGTCCCCAAGATCCGCGACGAGTGCCGCGACGCGCTCGCCGACGTGCAGAAGGACTACTCCGACCTCGTGAACGAGATCGCCGACCTGCTCGTGGTGAAGGACACCCACGGCAACCCGACGCCGCGCCTCGACTTCAAGAAGTTCCGCGAGGCGATCACCGTGCTCAACCCGGACGACCGCGACGCCCTGCTGGCGCGCGTCGACCAGGCGGAGCGGAAGATCAAGAACGCCAGCAACTAGCTTCGTCGACGTCCAGACGAGCGTGCGAGGGGCGCCCAGGTGGCGCCCCTCTCGTTTTTGCGGGCCGAGGCCTTCCCAGCGCAGCGGGCCAGACGCAACTTCTCGCTGGAGGATCACCGGAGGCCCGCGATGGACGCCATCGATCTGCTCGAGCACCAGCATCGGGAGCTGGAGGCGTTCTTCCGCGAGTTCCGGCTGCTGTCGTCCAGCGAGCCGAAGAGCCGGCTGGCGATCTTCGAGCTCATCGCCGACGCGGTGGAGGCCCACGCGCAGATGGAGGAGCGGCTCTTCTACCCGGCCGCGCGCTTCCACGGGACGGACGCGCTCCTGCTCCAGGGTGCCGAGGACAACCGTCGGGTGCAGCGGCTGCTCGCCGAGCTTGCCGCCCGGCAGCCGGGCGAGCCCGCGTTCGACGAGCGGTTCGTGCTCCTGGAGCAGGCCGTCCTCGCGCACGCGCACGCGCAGGAGCACGGGCTGTTTCCGCTGGTGAAGACCCAGCTCGGGACGCAGCGGCTGGAGGCGCTCGGCGAGGCGATGATGCTCGCGGCTGCGGAGCTGGGGCTGGTGGA from Deltaproteobacteria bacterium includes these protein-coding regions:
- the guaA gene encoding glutamine-hydrolyzing GMP synthase; amino-acid sequence: MTTAQELHRERILIVDFGSQYTQLIARRVRELGVYCEIHPPNFTGDKMRDFAPSGVILSGGPSSVDEPGAPRVDKAVYELGVPVLGICYGLQLIAHDLGGQVSRAARREYGPADLEVLSPRGVLAPFGPGDKLPVWMSHGDKVDALPEGFIAIGRTSNSPFAAVMHPQKHIVAVQFHPEVVHSPRGKEMLKAFLYGECGCSGSWNMHNFALAEMEIIREQVGKGRVICGLSGGVDSAVAALLLHNAIGAQLHCIFVDNGLLREGEVAQVEATFRDRYHVPLTTVKAADRFLAKLKGVTDPEQKRKIIGREFIAVFEETAHKLGGSDFLAQGTLYPDVIESVSFKGPSATIKSHHNVGGLPEVMKMKLVEPLRELFKDEVRALGRELGLPEEIVARQPFPGPGLAIRVLGDITEAKLAKVRAADTIVRAEMAAAGLDTKIWQAFCVLLPVRSVGVQGDERTYDEAIALRAVESVDGMTADWARVPYDVLGRISSRITNEVKGVNRVVYDISSKPPATIEWE
- a CDS encoding hemerythrin domain-containing protein, which gives rise to MDAIDLLEHQHRELEAFFREFRLLSSSEPKSRLAIFELIADAVEAHAQMEERLFYPAARFHGTDALLLQGAEDNRRVQRLLAELAARQPGEPAFDERFVLLEQAVLAHAHAQEHGLFPLVKTQLGTQRLEALGEAMMLAAAELGLVDEEPERPDLIDYVPDAPPY